A section of the Ruania halotolerans genome encodes:
- a CDS encoding GNAT family N-acetyltransferase: MIEVTRADSLGPAARHVVATLLASAFADDFASISTSTDRLARAFEHIVIPERFYVASVEGHPAGIATLTEGKQEVFAPRWAPFRNSLGAIRGTIGHLVVRGAFMGADPGAEPGRAEIGFVGTMAEHQGKGVATALLTEMMASSGHHTFVLRDIKDTNAPALGLYRKLGFVEHSRRAVRFARRAGFGAYVTVIRVCR, encoded by the coding sequence ATGATCGAGGTGACGCGGGCGGACTCGCTGGGTCCTGCCGCGCGGCACGTTGTCGCCACGCTCCTGGCGAGTGCCTTCGCCGACGACTTCGCGTCCATCTCCACCTCGACCGACCGGCTCGCCAGGGCATTCGAGCACATCGTTATTCCCGAGCGCTTCTACGTCGCGTCGGTGGAGGGTCACCCGGCCGGGATCGCAACGCTCACCGAGGGCAAGCAGGAGGTCTTCGCCCCTCGATGGGCGCCGTTCCGGAACAGTCTCGGTGCGATCCGCGGCACGATCGGCCACCTCGTAGTTCGCGGTGCCTTCATGGGCGCGGATCCCGGGGCCGAACCCGGGCGTGCCGAGATCGGGTTCGTCGGGACCATGGCCGAGCACCAGGGCAAGGGTGTTGCGACCGCGCTGCTGACCGAGATGATGGCGAGTTCGGGGCATCACACCTTCGTGCTGCGAGACATCAAGGACACCAACGCACCCGCCCTGGGCCTCTATCGCAAGCTCGGATTTGTCGAGCACTCCCGCCGGGCCGTCCGGTTCGCCCGGCGTGCCGGGTTCGGTGCATACGTGACAGTGATCCGTGTGTGCCGGTGA
- a CDS encoding DUF3039 domain-containing protein: MSEPTPPTQPQESERLSGPGTDVLEREETREEAAPGDAERYSHYVKKEKITAAAVSGGPVVALCGKVWTPNRDPKKFPICPACKEIFESLNGGGNGGDDSSGGRRGFFGFGSKK, encoded by the coding sequence ATGAGCGAGCCCACCCCTCCCACACAGCCGCAGGAATCCGAGCGACTCTCGGGGCCGGGCACGGATGTGCTGGAGCGCGAGGAGACCCGCGAAGAAGCGGCGCCGGGTGACGCCGAGCGCTACTCGCATTACGTGAAGAAGGAGAAGATCACCGCGGCCGCCGTCTCGGGCGGTCCGGTGGTCGCCCTCTGCGGCAAGGTGTGGACGCCGAACCGGGATCCGAAGAAGTTCCCGATCTGCCCGGCCTGCAAGGAGATCTTCGAGAGCCTCAACGGCGGCGGGAATGGTGGTGACGACTCCTCCGGTGGTCGGCGCGGCTTCTTCGGCTTCGGCTCCAAGAAGTGA
- a CDS encoding nicotinate phosphoribosyltransferase, with protein MSAPNPPSTQHSSALLTDRYELTMLQAALADGTAARRCVFEVFTRRLPAGRRYGVVAGTGRVLEALSTFRFTDVELEYLREGEIVNGQTLDFLANYRFTGEIYGYAEGEMFFPGSPVLTVEASFAEGVLLETLVLSILNYDSAVASAASRMTSAAGSRPCLEMGGRRAHENAAVAAARAAVVAGFAGTSNLEAGRRYGLATIGTAAHAFTLLHDDEPSAFASQVASFGDQTTLLVDTYDIAEGVRRAIAAAGTGLDAVRLDSGDLALVAREVRDQLDGLGATGTKIVVSSDLDEHAIASLAAAPVDSYGVGTSVVTGSGAPTCGMVYKLVLRENSGGAMEPVQKASASKASVGGRKSAARRTDGAGCAIEEVVMGGAQAPWQPAEDDLRPLHLPLVLDGVVQPGFTGSEGVRRAAERHAASRAELSPYARRLSAGDPAIPTTHITA; from the coding sequence ATGTCTGCGCCGAACCCACCCAGCACCCAGCACAGTAGTGCGCTACTGACCGACCGCTACGAACTCACGATGCTGCAGGCGGCCCTCGCGGACGGGACGGCCGCCCGCCGGTGCGTATTCGAGGTGTTCACCCGCCGGCTGCCGGCCGGGCGCCGCTACGGCGTGGTCGCCGGGACCGGCCGGGTACTGGAGGCGCTGAGCACCTTCCGGTTCACCGATGTGGAACTGGAGTATCTCCGTGAGGGCGAGATCGTGAACGGCCAGACCCTCGACTTCCTCGCCAACTATCGGTTCACCGGCGAGATCTACGGGTACGCCGAAGGTGAGATGTTCTTCCCCGGTTCGCCCGTGCTCACGGTGGAGGCGTCTTTCGCCGAGGGCGTCCTGCTGGAGACGCTGGTGCTCTCGATCCTCAACTACGACTCCGCCGTGGCCTCGGCCGCCTCCCGGATGACCAGCGCGGCGGGCTCGCGCCCCTGTCTGGAGATGGGCGGGCGGCGCGCGCACGAGAATGCGGCTGTGGCGGCCGCCCGGGCCGCCGTGGTGGCCGGTTTTGCGGGCACCTCCAACCTCGAGGCCGGCCGCCGGTATGGGCTGGCCACGATCGGTACCGCAGCGCACGCCTTCACCTTGCTGCACGACGACGAACCCTCGGCTTTCGCCTCTCAGGTGGCCTCCTTCGGTGACCAGACCACGCTCCTGGTGGACACCTATGACATCGCCGAGGGAGTCCGCCGGGCGATCGCTGCAGCGGGGACCGGCTTGGACGCCGTCCGGTTGGACTCCGGGGATCTGGCCCTGGTGGCCCGCGAGGTTCGCGATCAGCTCGACGGTCTCGGCGCAACGGGTACCAAGATCGTCGTCTCCTCCGACCTGGACGAGCACGCGATCGCCTCGCTCGCGGCGGCTCCGGTCGACTCCTACGGCGTGGGCACCTCCGTGGTGACTGGCTCCGGCGCCCCGACCTGCGGAATGGTCTACAAGCTGGTCCTCCGGGAGAACAGCGGCGGAGCGATGGAGCCGGTGCAGAAGGCATCGGCCTCGAAAGCGAGTGTGGGTGGGCGCAAGAGCGCAGCCCGGCGCACAGACGGCGCGGGGTGCGCCATCGAAGAGGTGGTAATGGGCGGGGCGCAGGCACCCTGGCAACCGGCGGAGGATGATCTTCGCCCGCTCCACCTACCGCTCGTGCTTGACGGCGTGGTGCAGCCAGGCTTCACCGGATCCGAGGGAGTGCGGCGGGCTGCCGAACGCCATGCCGCCTCTCGCGCCGAGCTTTCTCCCTATGCGCGGCGCCTCTCCGCAGGCGACCCGGCGATCCCGACGACGCACATCACCGCCTAG
- a CDS encoding ATP-binding cassette domain-containing protein — translation MQAAIDVRGLRKSFGEVEVLGGVDLRVGRGTVHALLGPNGAGKTTLVTILATLVRPDAGTVHVAGADLVDDPAEVRRRIALTGQAAAVDEVLTADENLRMMAGLHGLRGRAARKRSADLIERFGLCDAAHRRVKTYSGGMRRRLDLALSLIVAVPVVFLDEPTTGLDPRSRRELWEVIRSLRHEGITVLMTTQYLEEADELADIVSILGEGRIVAEGTPAELKRAVGEDLLEVRDRRGVVVHAEPTDGTSAGLRRALDAIDELGVTGELVVRRPTLDDVFFSLTGHGGTDTHELATTGRSHS, via the coding sequence GTGGGGCGCGGTACGGTGCACGCGCTGCTCGGGCCGAACGGAGCGGGCAAGACCACTCTGGTCACGATCCTCGCCACACTCGTGCGCCCTGACGCCGGCACGGTGCATGTCGCAGGTGCCGACCTGGTGGACGACCCGGCCGAGGTGCGGCGCCGGATCGCCCTCACCGGGCAGGCGGCCGCGGTGGATGAGGTGCTCACAGCCGATGAGAACCTGCGCATGATGGCCGGTCTGCACGGGCTGCGCGGGCGGGCCGCCCGGAAGCGATCCGCGGATCTGATCGAGAGATTCGGTCTCTGCGATGCGGCGCATCGGCGCGTGAAGACCTACTCCGGCGGAATGCGCCGTCGGCTCGATCTCGCACTCAGTCTCATCGTTGCCGTGCCCGTCGTCTTCCTCGACGAACCGACGACAGGGCTGGATCCGCGCAGCCGACGTGAACTGTGGGAGGTCATCCGCTCATTGCGTCATGAGGGCATCACGGTGCTGATGACGACCCAGTACCTGGAGGAAGCAGACGAACTCGCCGACATCGTCTCCATCCTCGGTGAGGGCCGGATCGTCGCTGAGGGAACGCCGGCCGAACTCAAACGAGCGGTCGGGGAGGACCTCCTCGAGGTCCGGGACAGGCGCGGTGTGGTCGTTCACGCCGAACCGACCGACGGAACGTCCGCCGGACTGCGCCGCGCACTCGATGCCATCGACGAGCTCGGCGTCACCGGTGAGCTCGTGGTGCGCCGTCCCACTCTGGATGACGTGTTCTTTTCACTCACCGGTCACGGTGGAACGGACACGCACGAACTCGCCACCACCGGAAGGAGCCACTCGTGA
- a CDS encoding ABC transporter permease gives MSAPASQLVAPAAARLRLGAVDAIFIARSLRHSIRNVDAMLMAVLLPVILMLLFVYVFGGAFDPSGDYVNYVVPGIILLCAGFGASSTAIDVAGDKASGIMDRFRTLPIRSWAVVTGHVVASLVRNLVATAVVLAVALGIGFRPSAGVGEWLLAIGAVAAYILAITYLFAAIGLATGSPEAANGYGFVLLFLPYLSTAFVGAETLPTWLRGFAEHQPITPVIETLRSLLMGTPAGSAPVLALAWTAAILAAAVVWSATLFARQAGRR, from the coding sequence GTGAGTGCACCCGCAAGCCAGTTGGTTGCGCCGGCGGCCGCACGCCTGCGACTCGGGGCCGTGGACGCGATCTTCATCGCGCGAAGCCTGCGTCACAGCATCCGCAATGTCGACGCCATGCTGATGGCGGTCCTGTTACCCGTGATACTCATGCTGCTCTTCGTCTACGTCTTCGGTGGAGCGTTCGATCCAAGCGGCGACTACGTCAACTATGTCGTTCCCGGCATCATTCTCCTTTGTGCCGGGTTCGGTGCTTCCTCGACGGCCATCGACGTGGCCGGTGACAAGGCGTCCGGAATCATGGACCGATTCCGGACCTTGCCCATCCGCAGCTGGGCGGTGGTCACCGGGCACGTCGTCGCCAGCCTGGTCCGCAACCTCGTCGCCACCGCAGTGGTGCTCGCGGTCGCGCTCGGGATCGGCTTCCGGCCGAGCGCCGGAGTGGGTGAGTGGTTGCTCGCGATCGGGGCGGTCGCGGCGTACATTCTCGCGATCACGTACCTGTTTGCTGCGATCGGGCTCGCGACCGGCAGCCCGGAAGCCGCGAACGGCTACGGTTTCGTGCTGCTGTTCCTGCCGTACCTCTCCACGGCGTTCGTCGGCGCCGAGACACTGCCCACCTGGTTGCGGGGGTTCGCTGAACACCAGCCGATCACCCCGGTCATCGAGACGCTGCGCAGCCTCCTGATGGGCACGCCGGCCGGTTCTGCGCCGGTGCTTGCGCTGGCCTGGACGGCCGCGATCCTCGCGGCCGCGGTGGTCTGGTCCGCCACGCTGTTCGCCCGTCAGGCGGGCCGGCGATGA
- a CDS encoding DEAD/DEAH box helicase: protein MHTATSTETQASAGSTAAASSLPPAYPGRAPWGTASRLRAWQAAALESYLARDPRDFLAVATPGAGKTTFALRVATELLERRVVQRVTVVAPTEHLKTQWADAAGRVGIRIDPNFRNAQGRQGAAYDGVALTYAQVAANPNLHRARTDNARTLVILDEVHHAGDALSWGDAVREAFESATRRLALTGTPFRSDTSPIPFITYERDVDGIRRSKADHTYGYGDALADHVVRPVIFLSYSGQMRWRTKSGDEISARLGEPLTKDMVGQAWRTALDPQGEWIPSVLTAADRRLAEVRRHVPDAGGLVIATDQTKARAYAAHLQRITGAAPVVVLSDDTDASRRIEEYASGEQRWMVAVRMVSEGVDVPRLAVGVYATSTATPLFFAQAVGRFVRARKRGETASIFLPSVPTLLGLANEMETERDHALDRKTVGDETVEIFAAEDAEVAAANKEEKAPDDLMLPGFEALEAQASFDKVLFDGGEFGLGAELGSDEEQDFLGIPGLLDADQVTTLLRSRQADHVAARGRRGQAEPAPVDDHRVVAELRKELNQLVKAWARRSGTPHGVVHTRLREHSGGGEVATASAEHLRTRIAKVRRWFVGQS, encoded by the coding sequence ATCCACACAGCCACCTCCACTGAGACCCAGGCGTCGGCAGGGTCGACGGCTGCGGCCTCGAGCCTGCCGCCCGCGTACCCCGGGCGCGCGCCGTGGGGGACCGCCTCCCGATTGCGTGCCTGGCAGGCCGCCGCGCTCGAGTCCTATCTGGCCCGCGATCCCCGCGACTTCCTCGCCGTGGCAACACCAGGGGCGGGGAAGACGACGTTCGCGCTGCGGGTGGCCACCGAGCTGTTGGAACGTCGCGTAGTGCAGCGAGTCACGGTGGTGGCGCCCACCGAGCACCTGAAGACCCAGTGGGCCGATGCGGCTGGTCGCGTGGGGATACGGATCGACCCGAACTTCCGCAACGCCCAGGGGCGCCAGGGGGCGGCCTACGACGGCGTCGCCCTCACCTACGCCCAAGTTGCTGCCAACCCGAACCTGCACCGGGCCCGCACCGACAACGCCCGCACGTTGGTGATCCTCGACGAGGTGCACCACGCCGGTGATGCACTCTCCTGGGGGGATGCTGTCCGAGAGGCGTTCGAATCCGCCACCCGGCGCCTCGCCCTCACCGGGACCCCGTTCCGTTCCGATACCTCCCCGATCCCGTTTATCACCTATGAACGCGACGTCGACGGTATCCGCCGTTCCAAGGCCGACCACACCTACGGCTACGGTGATGCGCTGGCCGACCACGTCGTGCGACCGGTGATCTTCCTCTCCTACTCCGGCCAGATGCGCTGGCGTACCAAGTCCGGCGACGAGATCAGTGCGCGCCTGGGCGAACCACTCACCAAGGACATGGTGGGCCAGGCATGGCGCACCGCCCTGGACCCGCAGGGGGAGTGGATCCCGTCCGTGCTCACCGCCGCCGACCGTCGCCTCGCCGAAGTGCGCCGGCACGTCCCTGACGCCGGGGGACTGGTGATCGCGACCGACCAGACGAAGGCTCGCGCCTACGCTGCGCACCTGCAGCGGATCACCGGGGCCGCCCCGGTGGTGGTGCTCTCCGACGACACTGACGCCTCCCGCCGGATCGAGGAGTACGCCTCCGGCGAGCAGCGGTGGATGGTCGCCGTGCGCATGGTCTCCGAAGGGGTGGACGTGCCCCGCCTCGCCGTCGGCGTGTACGCCACCTCCACGGCCACCCCGTTGTTCTTCGCCCAGGCCGTGGGCCGGTTCGTACGTGCCCGCAAGCGCGGCGAGACGGCCTCGATCTTCCTCCCGTCAGTGCCCACCCTGCTAGGGCTGGCGAACGAGATGGAGACCGAGAGGGACCACGCCCTGGACCGAAAGACGGTCGGCGATGAGACGGTCGAGATCTTCGCGGCCGAGGATGCCGAGGTCGCGGCCGCCAACAAGGAGGAGAAGGCCCCCGACGACCTGATGTTGCCCGGCTTCGAGGCCCTCGAGGCGCAGGCCTCTTTCGACAAGGTGCTCTTCGACGGCGGCGAGTTCGGTCTGGGTGCTGAGCTCGGCTCCGACGAGGAGCAGGACTTCCTCGGCATCCCGGGCCTCCTGGACGCCGATCAGGTGACCACGTTGCTGCGCTCCCGGCAGGCCGACCACGTGGCTGCCCGCGGGCGTCGGGGCCAGGCTGAGCCGGCACCGGTGGATGATCACCGCGTCGTGGCTGAACTGCGCAAGGAGCTCAACCAGCTGGTGAAGGCGTGGGCGCGGCGCAGTGGGACTCCGCACGGGGTGGTACACACCCGGCTGCGTGAGCACTCTGGCGGCGGTGAGGTAGCCACGGCGTCGGCCGAGCACCTGCGTACCCGGATCGCGAAGGTGCGTCGCTGGTTCGTCGGCCAGTCCTGA